The following are encoded in a window of Thunnus albacares chromosome 9, fThuAlb1.1, whole genome shotgun sequence genomic DNA:
- the colgalt2b gene encoding procollagen galactosyltransferase 2: MPAVLAVGVAVLCAMVAALVPGGVSEPLTLVQEPVKTESSLLKPKVMIAIVARNAAHSLPHYLGCIERLEYPKERIAIWAATDHNVDNTTAMLREWLKVAQRVYHYVEWRPMEEPRSYTDEWGPKHWPPSRFNHVMKLRQAALKAARERWADYILFVDSDNLLTNPRVLNLMMSENLTLVAPMLESRSLYSNFWCGITPQGYYKRTPDYQPIREWKRLGCFPVPMVHSTFLLDLRREASRELTFYPPHPDYSWAFDDIMVFAFSARQAGVQMYVCNREHYGFLPVPLKAQQNVEDESESFIHTITEALIDHDIEPSEHLYSPPSQDDTIGFDEILLINLKRRLERRTRMLKTMASLGLHAKLMDAVDGKALNTSQLQALGIEMMPGYKDPYSGRVLTRGEIGCFLSHHSVWTRVLERGLQKVLVLEDDVRFEPRFKRRFQAIMDDIDKAQLDWDLIYVGRKRMQVQQPEQSVDGVNNLVEADYSYWTLGYALSQQGARKLMAAEPLTRMMPVDEFLPIMFNKHPNVDYMSHFEPRDLKAFSVEPLLIYPTHYTGEPGYISDTETSTIWDDEAVATDWDRQHARKTAQQGRIRPVAQNSVTGDSPPPAARASRDEL; this comes from the exons ATGCCGGCGGTGTTGGCCGTGGGAGTCGCTGTGCTGTGCGCGATGGTGGCCGCTCTGGTGCCCGGCGGCGTGTCGGAGCCGTTGACGTTGGTGCAGGAGCCCGTCAAAACCGAGTCCTCGCTGCTGAAGCCAAAGGTTATGATCGCCATTGTGGCTCGTAACGCAGCGCACAGCTTGCCGCACTACCTGGGCTGCATCGAGAGGCTGGAGTACCCGAAGGAGCGCATAGCTATCTG GGCAGCGACAGATCACAATGTGGACAACACCACGGCCATGTTGAGAGAATGGCTGAAGGTAGCCCAGCGTGTCTACCATTATGTGGAGTGGAGACCCATGGAGGAGCCGAG GTCATATACAGATGAGTGGGGTCCGAAGCACTGGCCTCCCTCCAGGTTCAACCATGTGATGAAGCTGAGGCAGGCGGCACTGAAGGCTGCCAGGGAACGATGGGCTGACTACATACTG TTTGTAGACAGTGATAACCTGTTGACCAACCCCCGTGTGCTGAACCTGATGATGAGTGAGAATTTGACCCTGGTGGCTCCCATGTTGGAGTCTCGGTCTCTTTACTCCAACTTCTGGTGTGGCATCACCCCACAG GGTTACTATAAGCGAACCCCGGACTACCAGCCTATCAGAGAGTGGAAGCGACTTGGCTGCTTCCCTGTTCCCATGGTGCACAGCACCTTCCTATTAGACCTTCGTCGTGAAGCCAGTAGGGAGTTGACCTTCTACCCCCCTCACCCGGACTACAGCTGggcatttgatgacatcatggtGTTTGCTTTCTCGGCACGGCAAGCAG GTGTgcagatgtatgtgtgtaacaGAGAGCACTACGGTTTCCTTCCTGTCCCACTGAAGGCTCAGCAAAATGTTGAAGATGAAAGTGAGAGTTTCATACACACCATCACAGAGGCTTTGA TTGACCACGATATTGAGCCCTCGGAGCACCTGTATTCTCCGCCATCACAGGATGACACAATCGGCTTTGATGAA ATCCTCCTGATAAACCTGAAGCGTCGGCTGGAAAGAAGAACCAGGATGCTGAAAACAATGGCCTCACTGGGTCTACATGCCAAGCTGATGGATGCAGTGGACGGCAA gGCTCTGAACACATCCCAGCTGCAGGCGCTGGGTATAGAGATGATGCCAGGCTATAAGGACCCTTACTCTGGTCGAGTGCTGACCAGAGGGGAGATCGGCTGCTTCCTCAGTCATCACTCTGTATGGACACGG GTGTTGGAACGTGGCCTTCAGAAGGTTCTTGTTTTAGAGGACGATGTGAGGTTTGAGCCCCGGTTTAAACGGCGGTTCCAGGCCATCATGGATGACATAGACAAAGCCCAGCTGGACTGGGACCTCAT atATGTGGGGCGTAAACGTATGCAGGTACAGCAGCCGGAGCAGTCGGTAGATGGTGTAAACAACCTGGTTGAAGCTGACTACTCCTACTGGACACTTGGCTATGCGCTGTCACAGCAGGGTGCCAGAAAGTTAATGGCTGCTGAACCCTTAACAAGGATGATGCCTGTTGACGAGTTCCTGCCCATCATGTTCAACAAACACCCCAA TGTCGATTACATGTCTCACTTTGAACCGCGAGACCTGAAGGCCTTCTCTGTGGAGCCACTGCTCATCTATCCCACCCACTACACTGGGGAGCCGGGCTACATCAGCGACACAGAGACCTCCACCATCTGGGATGATGAGGCTGTGGCCACCGACTGGGACCGGCAGCACGCCCGCAAGACAGCTCAGCAGGGTCGCATCCGCCCCGTGGCACAGAACAGTGTCACTGGAGACTCGCCGCCTCCGGCCGCTCGGGCCTCACGGGATGAACTCTGA